The following proteins are encoded in a genomic region of Oryzias latipes chromosome 17, ASM223467v1:
- the LOC101166501 gene encoding unconventional myosin-IXb isoform X3, with translation MSAAEEAGTPDKDEEARVVQVYLRQDTGAYCPIQVSARDTAKTLIHNAILTLGLKSNQTYSLLEVRESGSKETLLKPEERPLRRVLLWPPETQKWHPKSSGHFFVLQPESSEEDMDDLCDLPAVTETSVLEALRQRFYNRKIYTYISSILVAVNPNKYLPVYYNPKYVKMYENQPLGKLSPHIFAMADVSFRAMLGRQRNQCILLSGETGSGKTESSGYLIHCLTALSQKTSSTGLDRTILGSGPVLEAFGNAKTAENNNSSRFGKFVQLNYLESGVIRGAVIEKFLLEKSRVVSRDKEERNYHVFYYLLAGASKDEREQLHLLKTQDYLYLKQENLCLDDQEELAQEYQRLHQAMEMVGFLASTKKLIFSVLSAILLLGNVAFSCPEGSWVLEVGPAEVIDALSDLLKVKKERLVTTLTQKKIVNAHISAVSQYMLKEAIAARDSMAKSLYSALFDWIVFHINHAMLNKRDMEESVSCLSVGVLDMFGFENLRRNGFEQLCINYANEVLQHYIKLQIFKLQQEDYVAEGLVWKNIPFPDNSGCVQLFNHKPAGLFSVLDEESSFPEATNQTLLKKLKELQHSSSFFVSSSDTERTFVVQHFAGAVKYHIQEFKQRNSEHMRPDVVSLLRSSKLSFLHHLVASSQEALFRWGVLRATIRIVAIFKYMARRRAELIAAKRKSRKSLNELKRRSSPMEQLSGTTLDFSFDHSDELPLDAFEDIFASYEMKKKNRGSRRKQIIPKNLMDLNSLQHTAGLTAHDRTSKSIFHPSVTPKPPTVSAQFQTSLGKLMTTIEKAEPFFIVCLRSNNQKKELHFEDKLVLEQIRNAGMLHMIRMNKSGYGAKYTFTEFLKKFGILFPKGTAAAPQHITELFQKMGLDENAYQIGKTKVFLKEKERLLLQEVLNKEVMRRIITLQRWFRTCLIRLHFLQKRDASLIIQRCWREFYEKHNRAATVIQTAWRSSVVPLQPNHDKADEPDSGTQPGRLSLPKKHLRKQQPVDLSPNRRSLPEPGDAPPTQRDPSKERREGRPSPALNRPLSMPLGSKVDGGLRPYPPQSTVTGRLSEDDLTDESRPESRRKIDFRRKGKSMSADELSRVSSSGSDSSPAVAEVRVRSRKQKKRKRHLANTRSGLMINFGGSKEGDYWSFPLPPISPAVADRKSSASCEDVRAQVKMSDEPDCFRFSLQYDPANKSSRQQVRPQPPTTTPERVGFLSLFLRKRGNKSSPHADNSANKMATLPTYSPQSLHSSNQNSGKTSTVPTIRISRATRALQWDSSLDREITDPKELLHLDEFLGNQVNDLRTRTNHLSATERIFLNATMDFRETIKSMFSLQTPQIGYKDLMMSYHNKVNTLGQGTNKAEISLVVNLFQSVLDGFIRGEIKRAESELPKTTKKGRKKEKCVDSPLDHLFSTYQVNIMQSCDLCGSYIWGMEKAYMCSACKLICHKKCLTKIITDCSTRCARQDDNVPGSLHFGVHVCLLTSKSNPVPKVVELLLMHVELNGLYTEGIYRKSGSACQARELHQILQINPEEAQLDKYPIHIITGLVKRWLRELPDPLMTYSLYTDFLHAVELPEASEKIRAVYQKVDELPPANYNTLERLIFHLVRVAKEEQHNKMSPSSLAIVFAPCIMRLPDSDDPLLGIKDVPKTTQCVEILITEQLRRYNEKMKNIQQLEDAEALTVSQLKFRRQNTVLDQPSKLDAPHRVDPESETVLIERLKSIKEQKTQLACGLPDMDHEHSDSENLDSLSSLSSDSLYEFGATDSEGQ, from the exons ATGAGCGCTGCAGAAGAAGCTGGGACCCCTGACAAGGATGAGGAGGCGCGTGTTGTGCAGGTCTACCTCCGGCAGGACACCGGCGCCTACTGCCCCATCCAGGTCAGTGCCAGAGACACGGCGAAGACCCTCATCCACAATGCCATCCTGACCCTGGGCCTGAAGTCCAACCAGACCTACAGTCTGCTGGAGGTCAGGGAGAGCGGCTCAAAGGAGACGCTGCTGAAACCGGAGGAGCGACCTCTGCGGCGAGTTCTGCTGTGGCCTCCGGAGACGCAGAAATGGCACCCCAAGAGCAGCGGACACTTCTTCGTCCTGCAGCCGGAGAGCAGTGAGGAGGACATGGACGACCTCTGCGACCTCCCCGCTGTGACGGAGACCAGCGTCCTGGAGGCTCTGCGGCAGCGCTTCTACAACCGCAAAATCTACACCTACATCAGCAGCATCCTGGTGGCCGTCAACCCCAACAAGTACCTGCCGGTCTACTACAACCCCAAGTACGTCAAGATGTACGAGAACCAGCCGCTGGGCAAGCTGAGCCCCCACATCTTCGCCATGGCCGACGTGTCCTTCAGAGCCATGCTGGGCCGCCAGAGGAACCAGTGCATCCTGCTGTCGGGCGAGACGGGCTCGGGGAAGACGGAGAGCAGCGGGTACCTCATCCACTGCCTCACGGCGCTCAGCCAGAAGACGTCCTCCACCGGGCTGGACCGGACCATCCTGGGATCGGGGCCGGTGTTAGAG GCTTTCGGCAACGCGAAGACTGCCGAGAACAACAACTCCAGCCGCTTCGGGAAGTTCGTGCAGCTGAACTACCTGGAGAGTGGAGTCATCAGAGG GGCAGTCATCGAGAAGTTCCTTCTGGAAAAGAGTCGCGTGGTTTCCAGAGACAAAGAGGAGAG GAACTACCACGTCTTCTATTATTTGCTGGCGGGCGCGTCCAAAGACGAGCGGGAGCAGCTTCATCTTTTGAAGACCCAAGATTATCTGTACCTGAAGCAG GAAAACCTCTGCTTAGATGATCAGGAGGAACTCGCACAGGAGTACCAGAGGCTCCACCAAGCCATGGAGATGGTCGGCTTCCTGGCCTCCACCAAGAAGCT CATATTTTCGGTCCTCTCCGCCATCCTGCTCCTGGGCAACGTGGCGTTCTCCTGTCCAGAGGGCTCCTGGGTCCTGGAGGTTGGACCTGCAGAGGTCATAGATGCGCTGTCGGACCTGCTGAAG GTGAAAAAGGAACGTCTGGTGACGACTTTGACCCAGAAAAAGATAGTGAACGCCCACATCTCTGCGGTTTCACAGTACATGCTGAAGGAG GCCATCGCAGCCCGGGACTCCATGGCCAAGTCTCTGTACAGCGCTCTGTTCGACTGGATCGTCTTCCACATCAACCACGCCATGCTCAACAAACGAGACATGGAGGAGTCCGTCTCC TGCTTGTCTGTTGGTGTCCTGGACATGTTTGGCTTCGAGAATCTGCGCAGAAACGGTTTTGAGCAGCTGTGCATCAACTACGCTAATGAAGTGCTGCAACATTACATCAAGCTCCAGATCTTCAAGCTTCAGCAG GAGGATTATGTGGCTGAAGGCCTCGTCTGGAAGAACATTCCGTTTCCCGATAACAGCGGCTGCGTTCAGCTGTTCAACCACAAGCCGGCCGGCCTCTTCAGCGTGCTGGACGaggagagcag CTTCCCTGAAGCCACAAATCAAACTCTGCTGAagaagctgaaggagctgcagcacagcagctccTTCTTCGTTTCCTCTTCGGACACAGAGCGAACTTTTGTCGTCCAGCACTTTGCAGGAGCAGTTAAATATCACATCCAG GAGTTCAAACAGAGGAACTCGGAGCACATGCGACCCGACGTGGTGTCGCTCCTGCGGAGCAGCAAGCTCTCCTTCCTGCACCACCTGGTCGCATCGAGCCAGGAAGCTCTGTTCAGATGGGGCGTCCTGCGAGCGACCATCCGCATCGTGGCAATATTCAAGTACATGGCCCGTCGGAGGGCAGAACTGA TTGCTGCCAAACGAAAGTCCAGAAAATCCTTAAATGAACTCAAACGGCGCAGCAGCCCGATGGAGCAGCTGTCCGG AACCACTCTAGACTTCTCCTTTGACCATTCCGACGAGCTTCCTCTTGACGCCTTTGAGGACATCTTTGCGAGTTACGAGATGAAAAA GAAGAATCGAGGCAGTCGGCGGAAGCAAATCATTCCCAAG AACCTGATGGATTTGAACTCCCTTCAACACACGGCGGGACTGACGGCACACGACCGCACCAGCAAGTCCATCTTCCACCCCTCCGTCACGCCAAAGCCTCCGACCGTCAGCGCTCAGTTTCAG ACGTCTCTGGGGAAGTTGATGACCACGATTGAAAAAGCAGAGCCTTTCTTCATTGTCTGTCTTCGCTCCAACAACCAGAAG AAGGAGCTGCACTTCGAGGACAAGCTGGTTCTGGAGCAGATCAGGAACGCCGGGATGCTGCATATGATCCGCATGAACAAATCTGGCTACGGAGCAAAGTACACCTTCACA gagttccttaagaagttcGGGATTTTGTTTCCAAAAGGAACTGCCGCCGCTCCGCAGCACATCACCGAGCTGTTCCAGAAAATGGGTCTGGATGAGAACGCCTACCAAATTGGAAAGACCAAG GTGTTCCTGAAAGAAAAGGAGCGGCTGTTGCTGCAGGAGGTGCTGAACAAGGAGGTGATGCGGCGCATCATCACCCTGCAGCGCTGGTTCCGCACATGCCTGATAAGACTGCATTTCCTGCAGAAGAGAGACGCGTCCTTGATCATTCAG AGGTGCTGGCGGGAGTTTTATGAGAAGCACAACAGAGCCGCCACAGTCATCCAGACGGCGTGGCGCTCCTCGGTGGTGCCGTTGCAGCCAAACCACGACAAAGCGGACGAGCCTGACTCTGGCACACAACCTGGACGCCTCAG TTTGCCAAAGAAGCATCTGAGGAAGCAGCAGCCCGTAGACCTCAGCCCCAACCGCCGCTCGCTGCCGGAGCCAGGCGACGCCCCGCCCACACAGCGGGACCCGAGCAAGGAGAGGCGGGAGGGCAGGCCTTCCCCAGCTCTCAATAGACCCCTGTCCATGCCACTGGGCAGCAAAGTGGACGGTGGGCTGCGCCCGTACCCCCCTCAGAGCACTGTGACGGGGAGGCTCAGCGAAGATGATCTGACTGATGAGTCGCGTCCGGAATCGCGGCGGAAAATTGACTTCCG TCGGAAGGGGAAGTCCATGTCTGCAGATGAGCTCTCCAGGGTCAGCTCCTCCGGCTCCGACAGCTCGCCCGCCGTCGCCGAG GTCAGGGTGCGCTCCCGCAAGCAGAAAAAACGAAAGAGGCACTTAGCCAATACCCGCAGCGGCTTGATGATTAACTTTGGGGGCTCCAAGGAGGGCGATTACTGGAGCTTTCCGCTGCCTCCCATCAGCCCCGCAGTCGCCGACAGGAAGAGCTCGGCCAGTTGCGAGGATGTCCGGGCCCAGGTCAAG ATGTCCGATGAACCCGACTGCTTTAGGTTCAGCCTTCAGTACGATCCGGCCAATAAGAGCTCCAGACAGCAGGTCCGGCCccaaccccccaccaccacacctGAAAG GGTGGGGTTCCTTAGTTTATTCCTGAGGAAAAGGGGAAACAAATCCTCACCTCATGCAGACAATTCAGCAAACAAAATGG CCACACTGCCCACCTACAGTCCTCAGTCACTCCACTCCTCAAACCAAAACAGCGGGAAAACCAGCACTGTCCCCACCATCCGCATTAGCCGGGCCACGCGGGCGCTTCAGTGGGATTCCTCCCTGGACCGGGAGATCACCGATCCCAAAGAGCTGCTGCACCTGGACGAGTTCCTGGGGAATCAG GTGAACGACCTGCGAACCAGAACCAACCACCTTTCTGCAACCGAGCGCATTTTCCTCAACGCCACCATGGATTTCAGAGAAACCATCAAAAGCATGTTTTCTTTACAG ACGCCTCAGATCGGCTACAAAGATCTAATGATGAGCTACCATAACAAGGTCAACACTCTGGGACAAGGAACGAACAAAGCGGAGATCTCTCTGGTGGTGAATCTGTTCCAGTCGGTGCTGGACGGCTTCATCAGAGGAGAAATCAAACGAGCCGAGTCTGAGCTGCCGAAG acgacaaagaaaggaaggaaaaaggaaaaatgt GTTGATAGTCCTCTAGATCACCTGTTCAGCACATACCAAGTCAACATCATGCAGTCATGTGACTTATGCGGCTCCTACATCTGGGGAATGGAGAAAGCGTACATGTGCAGCG CTTGCAAGTTGATTTGTCACAAGAAGTGTCTGACCAAAATCATCACAGATTGCTCCACAAGGTGTGCCCGGCAG GATGACAACGTGCCCGGCTCCTTGCACTTTGGGGTGCACGTGTGTCTCCTGACCAGCAAATCCAACCCCGTGCCCAAAGtggtggagctgctgctgatgcacGTGGAGCTGAACGGCCTCTACACCGAAGGCATCTACCGCAAGTCCGGCTCTGCCTGTCAAGCCAGGGAGCTCCATCAGATTTTGCAGATAA ATCCTGAAGAGGCTCAGTTGGATAAATACCCCATCCACATCATCACGGGGCTGGTCAAACGCTGGCTCCGAGAGCTGCCCGACCCCCTCATGACCTACTCGCTCTACACTGACTTTCTGCACGCTGTGG AACTCCCAGAGGCTTCAGAGAAAATCCGAGCTGTGTATCAGAAGGTGGATGAGCTTCCTCCAGCAAACTACAACACTTTGGAGCGACTCATCTTTCACCTGGTCAG GGTGGCAAAGGAAGAGCAGCACAATAAGATGTCGCCGAGTTCTCTGGCCATCGTGTTCGCCCCGTGCATCATGCGTCTGCCCGACTCGGACGACCCCCTCCTTGGTATAAAGGACGTCCCCAAAACCACGCA GTGTGTGGAGATCCTGATCACCGAGCAGCTCCGGCGCTACAACGAGAAGATGAAGAACATTCAGCAGCTGGAAGACGCAGAAGCGCTGACGGTTAGTCAGCTGAAGTTCCGGAGACAAAACACG GTCCTCGACCAGCCCTCAAAGCTGGACGCTCCTCACCGGGTCGATCCCGAGTCCGAGACGGTGCTCATCGAAAGACTCAAATCCATCAAGGAGCAGAA GACACAGTTGGCCTGCGGCTTGCCTGACATGGATCATGAGCATTCAGACAGTGAAAACCTGGACTCCTTATCCTCGCTGAGCTCAGACAGCCTGTATGAGTTTGGGGCCACGGATTCGGAAGGTCAGTAA